The Saccharopolyspora gloriosae genome has a segment encoding these proteins:
- a CDS encoding DNA polymerase III subunit delta' — MTQSPDPVEGAVPPATGVWADIVGQPVAVRTLFAAAQAAHLQVRGEPAPAGAMTHAWLFTGPPGSGRSVAARAFAAALQCTEASTMPGCGRCSACRTVMSGTHADVRLVVPEGLTISVREMRALVQAAARRPTTGQWRVVLIEDSDRLTEGAANALLKAVEEPPDRTVFLLCAPSDHPEDVPVTIRSRCRAMQLRTPLAASIAEVLRERDGVADEMAQWAASVCGGHIGRARRLATDPAARERRDKVLSIPAGLRRFSDVFTAASGLVKSSESEAVAANEGREEAEKDELRTAMGAGGTGKGTASATRGANAALKELEKRQKSRATRSQRDALDLALVDLAGFYRDVLVSRSGSGAPLNHPDYASDVSRAATQWTSESALRRLEAVLECRTALTQNVKPIIAVEAMVATLHHG, encoded by the coding sequence ATGACGCAGTCCCCTGACCCGGTCGAGGGCGCCGTTCCACCGGCCACCGGGGTGTGGGCGGACATCGTCGGCCAGCCCGTGGCCGTGCGCACGCTGTTCGCGGCGGCGCAGGCGGCGCACCTGCAGGTGCGTGGTGAGCCCGCTCCCGCCGGCGCCATGACGCACGCGTGGCTGTTCACCGGTCCGCCCGGTTCGGGGCGATCAGTGGCGGCCCGCGCGTTCGCCGCGGCGTTGCAGTGCACGGAGGCGAGCACCATGCCGGGCTGCGGCCGGTGCTCGGCCTGCCGCACCGTCATGTCGGGCACGCACGCCGATGTTCGGCTGGTCGTGCCGGAGGGTCTGACGATCTCGGTGCGCGAGATGCGCGCGCTGGTCCAGGCCGCGGCGCGGCGCCCCACCACCGGCCAGTGGCGGGTCGTGCTGATCGAGGATTCGGACCGTCTCACCGAGGGTGCGGCGAACGCGTTGCTCAAGGCGGTGGAGGAACCACCGGACCGGACGGTCTTCCTGCTGTGCGCGCCTTCCGATCACCCGGAGGACGTGCCGGTGACGATCCGGTCGCGGTGCCGGGCGATGCAGTTGCGCACTCCGCTCGCCGCGTCGATCGCCGAGGTGCTGCGGGAACGCGATGGCGTGGCCGACGAGATGGCGCAGTGGGCGGCGTCGGTGTGCGGCGGGCACATCGGCCGGGCGCGGCGGCTGGCGACGGACCCGGCGGCGCGCGAGCGGCGGGACAAGGTGCTGAGCATTCCGGCCGGCCTGCGCCGGTTCTCCGACGTGTTCACCGCGGCGAGCGGCCTGGTGAAGTCCTCCGAGTCGGAGGCGGTCGCGGCGAACGAGGGCCGGGAAGAGGCGGAGAAGGACGAGCTGCGCACCGCGATGGGTGCGGGCGGCACCGGCAAGGGCACCGCGTCGGCGACTCGTGGCGCCAACGCCGCCTTGAAGGAACTGGAGAAGCGGCAGAAGTCCCGCGCCACCCGGTCGCAGCGGGACGCGCTGGACCTCGCGCTGGTCGACTTGGCCGGGTTCTACCGGGATGTGCTGGTGTCCCGGTCGGGTTCGGGGGCGCCGTTGAACCACCCGGATTACGCCTCGGACGTGTCGAGGGCCGCTACGCAGTGGACTTCGGAGTCGGCGTTGCGCCGGTTGGAGGCGGTGCTGGAATGCCGCACCGCGCTCACCCAGAACGTGAAGCCGATCATCGCCGTGGAGGCGATGGTCGCGACCCTGCACCACGGCTGA